A stretch of the Panicum virgatum strain AP13 chromosome 9N, P.virgatum_v5, whole genome shotgun sequence genome encodes the following:
- the LOC120690473 gene encoding uncharacterized protein LOC120690473, whose amino-acid sequence MAMAASVLTAAAATSPQLTSWRWRPLLAAHPRAGPPPARRLRAPASPLRTSIPRKPCSGAAVARTPAVAKAAVTEQEAPDWDVLRRVALVALGCCAAAAVLGCGAARAAAEDSIKASGFGLRVAESLRRLGWPDDAVVFALATLPVIELRGAIPVGYWMRLHPVRLTVLSVLGNMLPVPFIILYLKKLATFLSQRNASATRLIDLLFKRARRKAAPVEEFQWLGLMLFVAVPFPGTGAWTGAIIASVLTMPFWSGFSANFVGVILAGLLVNLLMNLGLKYAIVTGVFLFLVSTVMWNVLRSLKKSANA is encoded by the exons ATGGCCATGGCGGCCTCGGTGCTCACCGCCGCTGCGGCGACCTCGCCCCAGCTGACATCGTGGAGATGGAGGCCTCTCCTCGCGGCGCATCCCAGGGCGGGTCCGCCTCCCGCACGGCGCCTGCGGGCGCCCGCTTCTCCTCTCCGGACCTCCATTCCCCGCAAACCTTGTTCCGGAGCCGCCGTCGCGAGGACGCCGGCGGTTGCGAAGGCGGCGGTCACGGAGCAGGAGGCGCCCGATTGGGACGTTCTGAGGCGGGTGGCGCTGGTCGCGCTTGGCTGCTGCGCTGCAGCCGCCGTGCTcggctgcggcgcggcgcgggcggcggcggaggactcGATCAAGGCGTCCGGGTTCGGGCTGCGGGTGGCGGAGTCGCTGCGGAGGCTCGGGTGGCCCGACGACGCCGTCGTGTTCGCGCTCGCGACGCTGCCGGTGATCGAGCTGCGGGGGGCGATCCCGGTCGGGTACTGGATGCGGCTCCACCCAGTCCGCCTCACCGTCCTATCCGTTCTTGG GAACATGTTGCCTGTGCCGTTTATCATCCTCTACCTGAAAAAACTTGCGACTTTTCTCTCCCAGAGAAACGCCTCTGCAACCCGACTTATCGACCTCCTCTTTAAGCGGGCACGACGGAAAGCGGCACCTGTTGAGGAATTCCAATGGCTTGGACTGATGTTGTTTGTTGCTGTTCCGTTTCCAGGAACAGGGGCATGGACAGGAGCGATAATTGCATCTGTCTTAACCATGCCGTTCTGGTCAGGTTTCTCGGCAAACTTTGTGGGAGTCATCCTAGCAGGGCTGCTGGTGAACTTGCTCATGAATCTCGGTCTGAAATATGCGATTGTCACTGGAGTCTTTCTGTTCCTTGTATCAACTGTCATGTGGAATGTACTTCGATCCCTCAAGAAGTCAGCCAATGCCTAA
- the LOC120690474 gene encoding thioredoxin H2-2-like — protein MGSFFSTMFTPPPADDPNSAVVAAHSKAAYDQHWEAAKSSGKLMVIDFSASWCGPCRFIEPAFKEMASRYTDVVFVKIDVDELADVARTWKVEAMPTFVLAKGGKEVSRVVGAKKDELERKIGTFRSS, from the exons ATGGGTTCCTTCTTCTCGACCAtgttcacgccgccgcccgcggacgACCCCAactccgccgtcgtcgccgcccacTCCAAGGCCGCCTACGACCAGCACTGGGAGGCCGCCAAGAGCAGCGGCAAGCTG ATGGTGATCGACTTCTCGGCGTCCTGGTGCGGGCCCTGCCGCTTCATCGAGCCGGCCTTCAAGGAGATGGCCTCCCGCTACACCGACGTCGTCTTCGTCAAGATCGACGTCGACGAGCTCGCG GATGTGGCAAGGACCTGGAAGGTTGAGGCGATGCCTACATTCGTACTAGCCAAGGGTGGGAAGGAGGTGAGCCGTGTGGTTGGGGCGAAGAAAGATGAACTCGAGAGGAAGATCGGCACGTTCAGATCATCTTAG